The Lusitaniella coriacea LEGE 07157 region TAGCTCAAAAATCAAGGGATCTTCGATTCGATAGTAAGCGGAGGTTCCTTCACTGCGTCGGCTGAGAATCCCCGCTTGCAACATGACTTTAAGATGTTTGGATACGTTGGCTTGACTCGTTTGAGTCGCATCAACTAATTCTTGAACGCACTGTTCTCGATCGCGCAGGAGGTTTAAGAGTCGCAGTCGAGTGGGTTCGCTAAGAACGCTGAAATATTCAGCGATGTGTTGAACGACTTCCTGGGATGCTGGGTTTGCGAGTTGCATAAAACTATGCCAAGTGAGCGATCCCCAGATTCTACCAGCCTATATTGTTCGAGCGCAATCAGAGTAGGGACGTTTCAGAAAAAGTCCCGACAGAGTTCAAATTTCAGAGTGATGCCTTAAGGACATCTCCGCGTTTCAATCGGATTTAACGATCATTAAGGGTTGTCCGTATTCCACGGGTTGACCATTCTCCACCAAAATTTCGAGAATTTGCCCGGACACTTCCGCCTCAATCTCGTTCATTAATTTCATCGCTTCGATAATACAAACGGTTTGCCCGTTACGAACATTCGTCCCCACTTCCACAAAAGGCGGTTCATCGGGCGCTGGCGAGCGATAAAAGGTACCAACCATCGGAGAGGTTATTTCTACTCCTTTAGGGTCTGACGAGGGCGGTGGGGTAGACTCAACCATCGACGTAGGTTGAGCCACTGGGGACGATGGGGGCGAGGGAAATGGCGCAGAGATGAATGTGGTTTCGCTCGCAGTCACAGGGGAGGAGGTTGGCGCGATACCTCTGCGCACGGTCAATTCAAACTCCTCGCTTTTTAAGGTCAGCTCCGCAATGTCAGTGTGCGCGATCGCGCTTAAC contains the following coding sequences:
- the accB gene encoding acetyl-CoA carboxylase biotin carboxyl carrier protein, translated to MPIDINQLRELLSAIAHTDIAELTLKSEEFELTVRRGIAPTSSPVTASETTFISAPFPSPPSSPVAQPTSMVESTPPPSSDPKGVEITSPMVGTFYRSPAPDEPPFVEVGTNVRNGQTVCIIEAMKLMNEIEAEVSGQILEILVENGQPVEYGQPLMIVKSD
- a CDS encoding ArsR/SmtB family transcription factor, translating into MQLANPASQEVVQHIAEYFSVLSEPTRLRLLNLLRDREQCVQELVDATQTSQANVSKHLKVMLQAGILSRRSEGTSAYYRIEDPLIFELCSLVCNRIAMRIEQQAQHFRHFNASNFK